The Bryobacteraceae bacterium genome includes a window with the following:
- the lpxA gene encoding acyl-[acyl-carrier-protein]--UDP-N-acetylglucosamine O-acyltransferase, translated as MPVDPSAYVAPTAKVHPDAVIGPQTRIGEFCVIESDVVIGARCILEPYVFVKRWTTIGDDNEISAGAALGTDPFDKNFTGERSYLIIGNGNRIREHFTISRGTAPESVTRVGDGNFIMSSGHIAHNSVVGNNTVIASCALIAGHVTVEDQAFVSGCVVVHQYCRIGRLAMIGGGVRVNQDLPPFFLYSGVYASPVGLNVVGLRRAGFTSQDISAIKQAYRLLYRSKLKLKDALERIEREIDSPYARHIAEFVRGTKRGIAHEHEGRARYRFE; from the coding sequence ATGCCTGTTGATCCATCCGCTTATGTCGCTCCCACGGCGAAAGTGCATCCTGATGCCGTGATCGGACCGCAGACCCGGATTGGCGAATTCTGCGTCATCGAGTCCGACGTCGTCATCGGCGCGCGCTGCATCCTCGAGCCCTATGTCTTTGTGAAACGCTGGACGACGATCGGAGACGACAACGAGATCAGCGCGGGCGCCGCGCTCGGCACCGATCCGTTCGACAAGAATTTCACCGGCGAGCGCAGCTATCTCATCATCGGCAACGGCAACAGGATCCGCGAGCACTTCACCATCAGCCGCGGCACCGCCCCGGAGAGCGTCACGCGCGTGGGCGACGGCAATTTCATCATGAGCTCCGGCCACATCGCCCACAATTCCGTGGTCGGCAACAACACAGTGATCGCGAGCTGCGCGCTCATCGCCGGACATGTGACCGTGGAGGATCAGGCCTTTGTCAGCGGCTGCGTGGTGGTGCATCAGTACTGCAGAATCGGGCGGCTCGCGATGATCGGCGGCGGCGTTCGCGTCAATCAGGACCTGCCGCCGTTCTTCCTTTACAGCGGCGTCTACGCGAGCCCTGTGGGGCTCAACGTCGTGGGTCTACGCCGCGCCGGGTTCACGAGCCAGGACATCAGCGCCATCAAACAGGCTTACCGCCTCCTCTACCGCTCGAAGCTGAAGCTGAAGGACGCCCTTGAAAGAATCGAGCGCGAGATCGACTCGCCCTATGCGCGCCACATCGCCGAGTTCGTCCGGGGCACGAAGCGGGGGATCGCCCACGAGCACGAAGGCCGCGCCCGCTACCGCTTCGAGTGA
- the lpxD gene encoding UDP-3-O-acylglucosamine N-acyltransferase — protein sequence MRVREIAERLGFTWEGDGEREVLRVAPLDSAGSGELAFANSRRALREAQSSAAGCLLVPLDFPNPGGRTIIRCKDPRAACAKVIPWLHPVPEPPRGIHPAALIGADCVIGDGVSIGPLCVIGDGVRIGAGSTLYPGVHIYPGVEIGQRVMIHSGAVIGADGFGFVFENGRYEKFPQVGRVVIGDDVEIGANCTIDRAALGVTSIGDGTKLDNLVHIAHNCRIGRHVVIAAQTGLAGGTVIEDYAVIGGQVGMGDNVTVKSGAVVGSGAGILSSKVLRGGGEVWWGTPARPLKEYLETLANVGRLPQLRREVEELRRRLEELEKQRGA from the coding sequence ATGAGAGTCAGAGAAATCGCCGAACGGCTCGGGTTCACGTGGGAAGGCGACGGCGAGCGCGAAGTGCTGCGCGTCGCCCCGCTGGACTCGGCGGGCTCGGGGGAGCTGGCCTTTGCGAACAGCCGGCGCGCGCTGCGCGAGGCGCAGTCATCGGCAGCGGGCTGCCTGCTGGTGCCGCTGGACTTTCCCAACCCTGGCGGCCGAACGATCATCCGCTGCAAAGACCCGCGCGCCGCCTGCGCGAAAGTCATCCCGTGGCTTCATCCCGTTCCGGAGCCGCCCCGAGGCATTCATCCGGCGGCGCTGATCGGGGCTGACTGCGTGATCGGCGACGGCGTGTCCATCGGCCCGCTCTGCGTGATCGGGGACGGCGTGCGGATCGGCGCGGGAAGCACGCTGTATCCGGGGGTGCACATCTATCCGGGCGTGGAGATCGGCCAGCGGGTGATGATCCATTCGGGCGCAGTGATCGGGGCGGACGGCTTCGGCTTCGTGTTCGAAAACGGCCGCTACGAAAAGTTCCCGCAGGTCGGACGCGTGGTGATCGGCGACGACGTGGAAATCGGCGCCAACTGCACGATCGACCGCGCGGCGCTTGGCGTGACGTCCATCGGAGACGGAACGAAGCTCGACAACCTGGTGCACATCGCGCACAACTGCCGCATCGGCCGGCACGTGGTGATCGCCGCGCAGACCGGTCTGGCCGGCGGAACAGTGATCGAAGACTACGCCGTGATCGGGGGCCAGGTGGGGATGGGCGACAATGTGACGGTGAAGTCGGGCGCGGTGGTCGGCTCTGGAGCGGGCATTCTCAGCTCGAAGGTCCTGCGCGGAGGCGGCGAAGTGTGGTGGGGCACGCCGGCGCGTCCGCTGAAGGAATACCTGGAAACGCTCGCCAATGTGGGCCGGCTCCCGCAGCTGCGGCGCGAAGTGGAGGAACTCCGGCGCCGCCTGGAAGAGCTCGAAAAACAGCGCGGCGCATGA
- a CDS encoding cation transporter: MSHTHDGKAPALAMRLSLTVGVLMLAGKTAAWLLTNSSSIFSDAIESVVHVAAVGFAAFALRLSRRPAGGRYHYGLDRIAFFSAGFEGALIAAAAVSIIVTAIYQWRQGLPLQRLTLGAGITLALGLINGALGWYLIRTGRRHHSLILEANGKHVLTDCITSVAAFAGVALVILTGWKPFDPIVAIFVALQILWSGARLVWRSAQGLLDYADPAVEAQLRVALENLTKQHGIEYHGLRLRETGGRFLVEAHLIFPYATSLGSAHHTATLIEEALENGFGKPLEMITHLEAAEDHDERHSREHGR; encoded by the coding sequence GTGAGCCACACGCACGACGGCAAGGCGCCCGCGCTGGCCATGCGGCTGTCGCTCACCGTGGGCGTGCTGATGCTCGCGGGCAAGACGGCGGCGTGGCTTCTGACCAACTCCTCGTCCATCTTCTCCGACGCGATCGAAAGCGTCGTGCATGTCGCGGCTGTCGGCTTCGCCGCTTTCGCGCTGCGCCTCAGCCGGCGTCCCGCCGGCGGGCGGTATCATTACGGCCTCGACCGCATCGCGTTTTTTTCCGCGGGCTTCGAGGGCGCTCTGATCGCCGCGGCCGCGGTCTCCATCATCGTGACCGCGATCTATCAGTGGCGGCAGGGACTCCCCCTGCAGCGGCTGACACTGGGCGCAGGCATCACCCTCGCGCTCGGGCTCATCAATGGCGCTCTCGGCTGGTATCTGATCCGCACCGGGCGCAGGCATCATTCGCTGATTCTCGAAGCGAACGGCAAGCACGTGCTGACGGACTGCATCACGAGCGTGGCCGCGTTTGCAGGCGTCGCGCTCGTGATCCTCACCGGCTGGAAGCCCTTCGATCCCATCGTGGCCATCTTCGTGGCGCTGCAGATCCTCTGGTCCGGCGCGCGGCTGGTCTGGCGCAGCGCGCAGGGGCTGCTGGACTACGCCGACCCGGCAGTGGAGGCGCAACTCCGCGTGGCTCTGGAGAATCTCACAAAGCAGCACGGCATCGAGTATCACGGCCTCCGGCTGCGGGAAACCGGCGGGCGTTTCCTCGTCGAAGCGCACCTCATCTTCCCTTACGCCACCAGCCTCGGCAGCGCCCATCACACCGCCACGCTGATCGAGGAGGCGCTGGAAAACGGATTCGGCAAACCGCTGGAGATGATCACGCACCTCGAGGCTGCCGAAGATCACGACGAGCGCCACTCGCGCGAACACGGGCGCTGA